In a genomic window of Oncorhynchus keta strain PuntledgeMale-10-30-2019 chromosome 26, Oket_V2, whole genome shotgun sequence:
- the LOC118359234 gene encoding transcription factor E2-alpha-like isoform X7 has product MNEQPQQRMAAVGTQDKELNDLLDFSAMFAPPVANGKNRPTTLASSQFGGSALDERSSSGSWGPGEQNSPSFNQGRGYGDGSHYNEHEGLSSPFLSSGIGGKNERVPYSSFGGQPGFLPSDIAMPSPDSMSPSGLKSASQFYPGSYPNNPRRRPPDGQLDTQPKKIRKPPGLPSSVYASSSGDEYARDNGGYPGTKPGSVYPGSFYMQEGLHPSSDPWASSGPLGQSGYSAMLGNSPHIGQPGSFSAINPQDRMKRQPLPLSPQNYPLHGSEVNGSLAPGFHSGSGSYNHTSSNGADSIMANRGTTAGSSGDEIGKALASIYPSDHNSNNFSSTPSTPVGSPQGIAGAASQWPRPSGQSALSPNYEGQLHALQNKMEDRLEEAIHVLRSHAVQGPPGLGGGAHSDMHSLLSAVSSVHNGGLGGLSQAFSNAGLALSNRHPTMGGNHQEEPTGLPPSSTLLHGHHASGPPQSTGQPEGFTSLPGSVARSTHSSSGSDIKREDKEDDENSSIADKSEDEKKETKRIRARKEALTLQILSGLSGLSDPGDDQEDEDDEDLPPEVKVEREKERRVANNARERLRVRDINEAFKELGRMCQLHLSNDKPQTKLLILHQAVNVILNLEQQVRERNLNPKAFPAIPSCQNAA; this is encoded by the exons CTCTGGACGAGCGCAGTAGCTCTGGATCCTGGGGCCCTGGAGAACAGAACAGCCCCTCCTTCAACCAAGGACGG GGCTACGGAGATGGCTCCCACTACAATGAGCATGAGGGCCTGTCATCTCCCTTCCTCAGTTCAGGAATCGGAG GTAAAAATGAGAGAGTACCATACTCTTCGTTTGGAGGCCAG CCTGGCTTCCTACCCAGTGACATCGCCATGCCCAGTCCAGATTCCATGTCCCCCTCTGGGCTAAAGTCTGCCTCTCAGTTCTACCCCGGATCGTACCCCAACAACCCTAGGAGGAGGCCTCCCGATGGCCAGCTAG acaCCCAACCGAAGAAGATCCGGAAACCCCCTGGCCTGCCTTCCTCG GTGTATGCCTCTTCCTCCGGGGATGAGTATGCCCGTGACAACGGAGGATATCCTGGCACCAAACCTGGCTCTGTCTACCCAGGCTCTTTTTACATGCAAG AGGGACTCCACCCCTCCTCTGACCCTTGGGCCTCCTCAGGACCTTTGGGTCAGTCTGGCTACTCTGCCATGCTGGGGAACTCTCCCCACATCGGCCAGCCCGGATCCTTCTCTGCCATCAACCCACAGGACAGGATG AAGCGTCAACCCCTGCCTCTGTCCCCACAGAACTACCCTCTCCACGGCAGTGAGGTGAACGGCAGTCTCGCGCCCGGCTTCCACTCTGGGTCTGGGAGCTACAACCACACATCCTCCAACGGTGCAGACAGCATCATGG CCAATAGAGGCACCACTGCAGGGAGCTCAGGGGATGAGATTGGGAAGGCTCTCGCTTCA ATCTACCCCTCGGACCACAACAGTAACAACTTCTCCTCCACACCCTCCACCCCAGTGGGCTCACCCCAGGGAATTGCAG GAGCTGCATCTCAATGGCCAAGACCTTCAGGGCAGTCTGCCCTGTCACCCAACTATGAAGGGCAACTGCATGCCCTG CAGAACAAAATGGAGGACCGCCTGGAGGAGGCCATCCACGTGCTGCGTAGCCACGCTGTCCAAGGCCCTCCCGGCCTGGGAGGAGGAGCCCACTCTGACATGCACAGCCTGCTGAGCGCTGTGTCCTCTGTACACAACGGTGGCCTGGGAGGTCTCTCTCAGGCCTTCTCCAATGCTGGCCTTGCCCTCAGCAACAGACACCCTACCATG GGAGGGAACCACCAGGAGGAGCCCACAGGCCTTCCTCCCAGCAGTACCCTGCTGCACGGTCACCACGCCTCCGGACCCCCACAGTCCACTGGACAACCAGAGGGCTTCACCA GTCTGCCAGGAAGTGTGGCCCGCTCCACACACTCGTCCAGTGGCTCGGACATCAAGCGGGAGGACAAGGAGGACGACGAGAACTCCTCCATCGCTGACAAGTCTGAGGACGAGAAGAAAGAAACCAAACGCATCAGAGCAAG AAAGGAGGCGTTGACCCTCCAGATCCTCTCTGGCCTCTCAGGCCTGTCAGACCCGGGAGATGA TCAAGAGGATGAGGATGACGAGGACCTTCCTCCTGAGGTAAAGGTAGAGCGTGAGAAAGAGCGGCGAGTGGCCAACAACGCCCGCGAGCGGCTGCGAGTGCGAGACATCAACGAGGCTTTCAAGGAGCTGGGCCGCATGTGCCAGCTGCACCTCAGCAACGACAAACCTCAGACCAAACTGCTCATCCTGCATCAAGCCGTCAACGTCATTCTCAACCTGGAGCAGCAAGTCAGAG AACGCAACCTGAACCCTAAAGCATTCCCTGCTATCCCCTCTTGTCAGAACGCAGCCTGA
- the LOC118359234 gene encoding transcription factor E2-alpha-like isoform X6, which yields MNEQPQQRMAAVGTQDKELNDLLDFSAMFAPPVANGKNRPTTLASSQFGGSALDERSSSGSWGPGEQNSPSFNQGRGYGDGSHYNEHEGLSSPFLSSGIGGKNERVPYSSFGGQPGFLPSDIAMPSPDSMSPSGLKSASQFYPGSYPNNPRRRPPDGQLDTQPKKIRKPPGLPSSVYASSSGDEYARDNGGYPGTKPGSVYPGSFYMQEGLHPSSDPWASSGPLGQSGYSAMLGNSPHIGQPGSFSAINPQDRMKRQPLPLSPQNYPLHGSEVNGSLAPGFHSGSGSYNHTSSNGADSIMANRGTTAGSSGDEIGKALASIYPSDHNSNNFSSTPSTPVGSPQGIAGAASQWPRPSGQSALSPNYEGQLHALQNKMEDRLEEAIHVLRSHAVQGPPGLGGGAHSDMHSLLSAVSSVHNGGLGGLSQAFSNAGLALSNRHPTMGGNHQEEPTGLPPSSTLLHGHHASGPPQSTGQPEGFTSLPGSVARSTHSSSGSDIKREDKEDDENSSIADKSEDEKKETKRIRARKEALTLQILSGLSGLSDPGDDQEDEDDEDLPPEVKVEREKERRVANNARERLRVRDINEAFKELGRMCQLHLSNDKPQTKLLILHQAVNVILNLEQQVRERNLNPKAFPAIPSCQNAT from the exons CTCTGGACGAGCGCAGTAGCTCTGGATCCTGGGGCCCTGGAGAACAGAACAGCCCCTCCTTCAACCAAGGACGG GGCTACGGAGATGGCTCCCACTACAATGAGCATGAGGGCCTGTCATCTCCCTTCCTCAGTTCAGGAATCGGAG GTAAAAATGAGAGAGTACCATACTCTTCGTTTGGAGGCCAG CCTGGCTTCCTACCCAGTGACATCGCCATGCCCAGTCCAGATTCCATGTCCCCCTCTGGGCTAAAGTCTGCCTCTCAGTTCTACCCCGGATCGTACCCCAACAACCCTAGGAGGAGGCCTCCCGATGGCCAGCTAG acaCCCAACCGAAGAAGATCCGGAAACCCCCTGGCCTGCCTTCCTCG GTGTATGCCTCTTCCTCCGGGGATGAGTATGCCCGTGACAACGGAGGATATCCTGGCACCAAACCTGGCTCTGTCTACCCAGGCTCTTTTTACATGCAAG AGGGACTCCACCCCTCCTCTGACCCTTGGGCCTCCTCAGGACCTTTGGGTCAGTCTGGCTACTCTGCCATGCTGGGGAACTCTCCCCACATCGGCCAGCCCGGATCCTTCTCTGCCATCAACCCACAGGACAGGATG AAGCGTCAACCCCTGCCTCTGTCCCCACAGAACTACCCTCTCCACGGCAGTGAGGTGAACGGCAGTCTCGCGCCCGGCTTCCACTCTGGGTCTGGGAGCTACAACCACACATCCTCCAACGGTGCAGACAGCATCATGG CCAATAGAGGCACCACTGCAGGGAGCTCAGGGGATGAGATTGGGAAGGCTCTCGCTTCA ATCTACCCCTCGGACCACAACAGTAACAACTTCTCCTCCACACCCTCCACCCCAGTGGGCTCACCCCAGGGAATTGCAG GAGCTGCATCTCAATGGCCAAGACCTTCAGGGCAGTCTGCCCTGTCACCCAACTATGAAGGGCAACTGCATGCCCTG CAGAACAAAATGGAGGACCGCCTGGAGGAGGCCATCCACGTGCTGCGTAGCCACGCTGTCCAAGGCCCTCCCGGCCTGGGAGGAGGAGCCCACTCTGACATGCACAGCCTGCTGAGCGCTGTGTCCTCTGTACACAACGGTGGCCTGGGAGGTCTCTCTCAGGCCTTCTCCAATGCTGGCCTTGCCCTCAGCAACAGACACCCTACCATG GGAGGGAACCACCAGGAGGAGCCCACAGGCCTTCCTCCCAGCAGTACCCTGCTGCACGGTCACCACGCCTCCGGACCCCCACAGTCCACTGGACAACCAGAGGGCTTCACCA GTCTGCCAGGAAGTGTGGCCCGCTCCACACACTCGTCCAGTGGCTCGGACATCAAGCGGGAGGACAAGGAGGACGACGAGAACTCCTCCATCGCTGACAAGTCTGAGGACGAGAAGAAAGAAACCAAACGCATCAGAGCAAG AAAGGAGGCGTTGACCCTCCAGATCCTCTCTGGCCTCTCAGGCCTGTCAGACCCGGGAGATGA TCAAGAGGATGAGGATGACGAGGACCTTCCTCCTGAGGTAAAGGTAGAGCGTGAGAAAGAGCGGCGAGTGGCCAACAACGCCCGCGAGCGGCTGCGAGTGCGAGACATCAACGAGGCTTTCAAGGAGCTGGGCCGCATGTGCCAGCTGCACCTCAGCAACGACAAACCTCAGACCAAACTGCTCATCCTGCATCAAGCCGTCAACGTCATTCTCAACCTGGAGCAGCAAGTCAGAG AACGCAACCTGAACCCTAAAGCATTCCCTGCTATCCCCTCTTGTCAGAACGCAACCTGA
- the LOC118359234 gene encoding transcription factor E2-alpha-like isoform X2 → MNEQPQQRMAAVGTQDKELNDLLDFSAMFAPPVANGKNRPTTLASSQFGGSALDERSSSGSWGPGEQNSPSFNQGRGYGDGSHYNEHEGLSSPFLSSGIGGKNERVPYSSFGGQPGFLPSDIAMPSPDSMSPSGLKSASQFYPGSYPNNPRRRPPDGQLDTQPKKIRKPPGLPSSVYASSSGDEYARDNGGYPGTKPGSVYPGSFYMQEGLHPSSDPWASSGPLGQSGYSAMLGNSPHIGQPGSFSAINPQDRMKRQPLPLSPQNYPLHGSEVNGSLAPGFHSGSGSYNHTSSNGADSIMANRGTTAGSSGDEIGKALASIYPSDHNSNNFSSTPSTPVGSPQGIAGAASQWPRPSGQSALSPNYEGQLHALNKMEDRLEEAIHVLRSHAVQGPPGLGGGAHSDMHSLLSAVSSVHNGGLGGLSQAFSNAGLALSNRHPTMGGNHQEEPTGLPPSSTLLHGHHASGPPQSTGQPEGFTSLPGSVARSTHSSSGSDIKREDKEDDENSSIADKSEDEKKETKRIRARKEALTLQILSGLSGLSDPGDDQEDEDDEDLPPEVKVEREKERRVANNARERLRVRDINEAFKELGRMCQLHLSNDKPQTKLLILHQAVNVILNLEQQVRERNLNPKAACLKRREEEKVSGVVGESPMQLSGGHPGMGGDGHNPVSHM, encoded by the exons CTCTGGACGAGCGCAGTAGCTCTGGATCCTGGGGCCCTGGAGAACAGAACAGCCCCTCCTTCAACCAAGGACGG GGCTACGGAGATGGCTCCCACTACAATGAGCATGAGGGCCTGTCATCTCCCTTCCTCAGTTCAGGAATCGGAG GTAAAAATGAGAGAGTACCATACTCTTCGTTTGGAGGCCAG CCTGGCTTCCTACCCAGTGACATCGCCATGCCCAGTCCAGATTCCATGTCCCCCTCTGGGCTAAAGTCTGCCTCTCAGTTCTACCCCGGATCGTACCCCAACAACCCTAGGAGGAGGCCTCCCGATGGCCAGCTAG acaCCCAACCGAAGAAGATCCGGAAACCCCCTGGCCTGCCTTCCTCG GTGTATGCCTCTTCCTCCGGGGATGAGTATGCCCGTGACAACGGAGGATATCCTGGCACCAAACCTGGCTCTGTCTACCCAGGCTCTTTTTACATGCAAG AGGGACTCCACCCCTCCTCTGACCCTTGGGCCTCCTCAGGACCTTTGGGTCAGTCTGGCTACTCTGCCATGCTGGGGAACTCTCCCCACATCGGCCAGCCCGGATCCTTCTCTGCCATCAACCCACAGGACAGGATG AAGCGTCAACCCCTGCCTCTGTCCCCACAGAACTACCCTCTCCACGGCAGTGAGGTGAACGGCAGTCTCGCGCCCGGCTTCCACTCTGGGTCTGGGAGCTACAACCACACATCCTCCAACGGTGCAGACAGCATCATGG CCAATAGAGGCACCACTGCAGGGAGCTCAGGGGATGAGATTGGGAAGGCTCTCGCTTCA ATCTACCCCTCGGACCACAACAGTAACAACTTCTCCTCCACACCCTCCACCCCAGTGGGCTCACCCCAGGGAATTGCAG GAGCTGCATCTCAATGGCCAAGACCTTCAGGGCAGTCTGCCCTGTCACCCAACTATGAAGGGCAACTGCATGCCCTG AACAAAATGGAGGACCGCCTGGAGGAGGCCATCCACGTGCTGCGTAGCCACGCTGTCCAAGGCCCTCCCGGCCTGGGAGGAGGAGCCCACTCTGACATGCACAGCCTGCTGAGCGCTGTGTCCTCTGTACACAACGGTGGCCTGGGAGGTCTCTCTCAGGCCTTCTCCAATGCTGGCCTTGCCCTCAGCAACAGACACCCTACCATG GGAGGGAACCACCAGGAGGAGCCCACAGGCCTTCCTCCCAGCAGTACCCTGCTGCACGGTCACCACGCCTCCGGACCCCCACAGTCCACTGGACAACCAGAGGGCTTCACCA GTCTGCCAGGAAGTGTGGCCCGCTCCACACACTCGTCCAGTGGCTCGGACATCAAGCGGGAGGACAAGGAGGACGACGAGAACTCCTCCATCGCTGACAAGTCTGAGGACGAGAAGAAAGAAACCAAACGCATCAGAGCAAG AAAGGAGGCGTTGACCCTCCAGATCCTCTCTGGCCTCTCAGGCCTGTCAGACCCGGGAGATGA TCAAGAGGATGAGGATGACGAGGACCTTCCTCCTGAGGTAAAGGTAGAGCGTGAGAAAGAGCGGCGAGTGGCCAACAACGCCCGCGAGCGGCTGCGAGTGCGAGACATCAACGAGGCTTTCAAGGAGCTGGGCCGCATGTGCCAGCTGCACCTCAGCAACGACAAACCTCAGACCAAACTGCTCATCCTGCATCAAGCCGTCAACGTCATTCTCAACCTGGAGCAGCAAGTCAGAG AACGCAACCTGAACCCTAAAGCAGCGTGTCTGAAGCGACGGGAGGAGGAGAAAGTCTCTGGGGTGGTGGGGGAGTCCCCCATGCAGCTCTCAGGAGGCCACCCCGGCATGGGGGGAGATGGCCATAACCCAGTCAGCCATATGTAA
- the LOC118359234 gene encoding transcription factor E2-alpha-like isoform X4, which produces MNEQPQQRMAAVGTQDKELNDLLDFSAMFAPPVANGKNRPTTLASSQFGGSALDERSSSGSWGPGEQNSPSFNQGRGYGDGSHYNEHEGLSSPFLSSGIGGKNERVPYSSFGGQPGFLPSDIAMPSPDSMSPSGLKSASQFYPGSYPNNPRRRPPDGQLDTQPKKIRKPPGLPSSVYASSSGDEYARDNGGYPGTKPGSVYPGSFYMQEGLHPSSDPWASSGPLGQSGYSAMLGNSPHIGQPGSFSAINPQDRMKRQPLPLSPQNYPLHGSEVNGSLAPGFHSGSGSYNHTSSNGADSIMANRGTTAGSSGDEIGKALASIYPSDHNSNNFSSTPSTPVGSPQGIAGAASQWPRPSGQSALSPNYEGQLHALQNKMEDRLEEAIHVLRSHAVQGPPGLGGGAHSDMHSLLSAVSSVHNGGLGGLSQAFSNAGLALSNRHPTMGGNHQEEPTGLPPSSTLLHGHHASGPPQSTGQPEGFTSLPGSVARSTHSSSGSDIKREDKEDDENSSIADKSEDEKKETKRIRASQEDEDDEDLPPEVKVEREKERRVANNARERLRVRDINEAFKELGRMCQLHLSNDKPQTKLLILHQAVNVILNLEQQVRERNLNPKAACLKRREEEKVSGVVGESPMQLSGGHPGMGGDGHNPVSHM; this is translated from the exons CTCTGGACGAGCGCAGTAGCTCTGGATCCTGGGGCCCTGGAGAACAGAACAGCCCCTCCTTCAACCAAGGACGG GGCTACGGAGATGGCTCCCACTACAATGAGCATGAGGGCCTGTCATCTCCCTTCCTCAGTTCAGGAATCGGAG GTAAAAATGAGAGAGTACCATACTCTTCGTTTGGAGGCCAG CCTGGCTTCCTACCCAGTGACATCGCCATGCCCAGTCCAGATTCCATGTCCCCCTCTGGGCTAAAGTCTGCCTCTCAGTTCTACCCCGGATCGTACCCCAACAACCCTAGGAGGAGGCCTCCCGATGGCCAGCTAG acaCCCAACCGAAGAAGATCCGGAAACCCCCTGGCCTGCCTTCCTCG GTGTATGCCTCTTCCTCCGGGGATGAGTATGCCCGTGACAACGGAGGATATCCTGGCACCAAACCTGGCTCTGTCTACCCAGGCTCTTTTTACATGCAAG AGGGACTCCACCCCTCCTCTGACCCTTGGGCCTCCTCAGGACCTTTGGGTCAGTCTGGCTACTCTGCCATGCTGGGGAACTCTCCCCACATCGGCCAGCCCGGATCCTTCTCTGCCATCAACCCACAGGACAGGATG AAGCGTCAACCCCTGCCTCTGTCCCCACAGAACTACCCTCTCCACGGCAGTGAGGTGAACGGCAGTCTCGCGCCCGGCTTCCACTCTGGGTCTGGGAGCTACAACCACACATCCTCCAACGGTGCAGACAGCATCATGG CCAATAGAGGCACCACTGCAGGGAGCTCAGGGGATGAGATTGGGAAGGCTCTCGCTTCA ATCTACCCCTCGGACCACAACAGTAACAACTTCTCCTCCACACCCTCCACCCCAGTGGGCTCACCCCAGGGAATTGCAG GAGCTGCATCTCAATGGCCAAGACCTTCAGGGCAGTCTGCCCTGTCACCCAACTATGAAGGGCAACTGCATGCCCTG CAGAACAAAATGGAGGACCGCCTGGAGGAGGCCATCCACGTGCTGCGTAGCCACGCTGTCCAAGGCCCTCCCGGCCTGGGAGGAGGAGCCCACTCTGACATGCACAGCCTGCTGAGCGCTGTGTCCTCTGTACACAACGGTGGCCTGGGAGGTCTCTCTCAGGCCTTCTCCAATGCTGGCCTTGCCCTCAGCAACAGACACCCTACCATG GGAGGGAACCACCAGGAGGAGCCCACAGGCCTTCCTCCCAGCAGTACCCTGCTGCACGGTCACCACGCCTCCGGACCCCCACAGTCCACTGGACAACCAGAGGGCTTCACCA GTCTGCCAGGAAGTGTGGCCCGCTCCACACACTCGTCCAGTGGCTCGGACATCAAGCGGGAGGACAAGGAGGACGACGAGAACTCCTCCATCGCTGACAAGTCTGAGGACGAGAAGAAAGAAACCAAACGCATCAGAGCAAG TCAAGAGGATGAGGATGACGAGGACCTTCCTCCTGAGGTAAAGGTAGAGCGTGAGAAAGAGCGGCGAGTGGCCAACAACGCCCGCGAGCGGCTGCGAGTGCGAGACATCAACGAGGCTTTCAAGGAGCTGGGCCGCATGTGCCAGCTGCACCTCAGCAACGACAAACCTCAGACCAAACTGCTCATCCTGCATCAAGCCGTCAACGTCATTCTCAACCTGGAGCAGCAAGTCAGAG AACGCAACCTGAACCCTAAAGCAGCGTGTCTGAAGCGACGGGAGGAGGAGAAAGTCTCTGGGGTGGTGGGGGAGTCCCCCATGCAGCTCTCAGGAGGCCACCCCGGCATGGGGGGAGATGGCCATAACCCAGTCAGCCATATGTAA
- the LOC118359234 gene encoding transcription factor E2-alpha-like isoform X3, with product MNEQPQQRMAAVGTQDKELNDLLDFSAMFAPPVANGKNRPTTLASSQFGGSALDERSSSGSWGPGEQNSPSFNQGRGYGDGSHYNEHEGLSSPFLSSGIGGKNERVPYSSFGGQPGFLPSDIAMPSPDSMSPSGLKSASQFYPGSYPNNPRRRPPDGQLDTQPKKIRKPPGLPSSVYASSSGDEYARDNGGYPGTKPGSVYPGSFYMQEGLHPSSDPWASSGPLGQSGYSAMLGNSPHIGQPGSFSAINPQDRMNYPLHGSEVNGSLAPGFHSGSGSYNHTSSNGADSIMANRGTTAGSSGDEIGKALASIYPSDHNSNNFSSTPSTPVGSPQGIAGAASQWPRPSGQSALSPNYEGQLHALQNKMEDRLEEAIHVLRSHAVQGPPGLGGGAHSDMHSLLSAVSSVHNGGLGGLSQAFSNAGLALSNRHPTMGGNHQEEPTGLPPSSTLLHGHHASGPPQSTGQPEGFTSLPGSVARSTHSSSGSDIKREDKEDDENSSIADKSEDEKKETKRIRARKEALTLQILSGLSGLSDPGDDQEDEDDEDLPPEVKVEREKERRVANNARERLRVRDINEAFKELGRMCQLHLSNDKPQTKLLILHQAVNVILNLEQQVRERNLNPKAACLKRREEEKVSGVVGESPMQLSGGHPGMGGDGHNPVSHM from the exons CTCTGGACGAGCGCAGTAGCTCTGGATCCTGGGGCCCTGGAGAACAGAACAGCCCCTCCTTCAACCAAGGACGG GGCTACGGAGATGGCTCCCACTACAATGAGCATGAGGGCCTGTCATCTCCCTTCCTCAGTTCAGGAATCGGAG GTAAAAATGAGAGAGTACCATACTCTTCGTTTGGAGGCCAG CCTGGCTTCCTACCCAGTGACATCGCCATGCCCAGTCCAGATTCCATGTCCCCCTCTGGGCTAAAGTCTGCCTCTCAGTTCTACCCCGGATCGTACCCCAACAACCCTAGGAGGAGGCCTCCCGATGGCCAGCTAG acaCCCAACCGAAGAAGATCCGGAAACCCCCTGGCCTGCCTTCCTCG GTGTATGCCTCTTCCTCCGGGGATGAGTATGCCCGTGACAACGGAGGATATCCTGGCACCAAACCTGGCTCTGTCTACCCAGGCTCTTTTTACATGCAAG AGGGACTCCACCCCTCCTCTGACCCTTGGGCCTCCTCAGGACCTTTGGGTCAGTCTGGCTACTCTGCCATGCTGGGGAACTCTCCCCACATCGGCCAGCCCGGATCCTTCTCTGCCATCAACCCACAGGACAGGATG AACTACCCTCTCCACGGCAGTGAGGTGAACGGCAGTCTCGCGCCCGGCTTCCACTCTGGGTCTGGGAGCTACAACCACACATCCTCCAACGGTGCAGACAGCATCATGG CCAATAGAGGCACCACTGCAGGGAGCTCAGGGGATGAGATTGGGAAGGCTCTCGCTTCA ATCTACCCCTCGGACCACAACAGTAACAACTTCTCCTCCACACCCTCCACCCCAGTGGGCTCACCCCAGGGAATTGCAG GAGCTGCATCTCAATGGCCAAGACCTTCAGGGCAGTCTGCCCTGTCACCCAACTATGAAGGGCAACTGCATGCCCTG CAGAACAAAATGGAGGACCGCCTGGAGGAGGCCATCCACGTGCTGCGTAGCCACGCTGTCCAAGGCCCTCCCGGCCTGGGAGGAGGAGCCCACTCTGACATGCACAGCCTGCTGAGCGCTGTGTCCTCTGTACACAACGGTGGCCTGGGAGGTCTCTCTCAGGCCTTCTCCAATGCTGGCCTTGCCCTCAGCAACAGACACCCTACCATG GGAGGGAACCACCAGGAGGAGCCCACAGGCCTTCCTCCCAGCAGTACCCTGCTGCACGGTCACCACGCCTCCGGACCCCCACAGTCCACTGGACAACCAGAGGGCTTCACCA GTCTGCCAGGAAGTGTGGCCCGCTCCACACACTCGTCCAGTGGCTCGGACATCAAGCGGGAGGACAAGGAGGACGACGAGAACTCCTCCATCGCTGACAAGTCTGAGGACGAGAAGAAAGAAACCAAACGCATCAGAGCAAG AAAGGAGGCGTTGACCCTCCAGATCCTCTCTGGCCTCTCAGGCCTGTCAGACCCGGGAGATGA TCAAGAGGATGAGGATGACGAGGACCTTCCTCCTGAGGTAAAGGTAGAGCGTGAGAAAGAGCGGCGAGTGGCCAACAACGCCCGCGAGCGGCTGCGAGTGCGAGACATCAACGAGGCTTTCAAGGAGCTGGGCCGCATGTGCCAGCTGCACCTCAGCAACGACAAACCTCAGACCAAACTGCTCATCCTGCATCAAGCCGTCAACGTCATTCTCAACCTGGAGCAGCAAGTCAGAG AACGCAACCTGAACCCTAAAGCAGCGTGTCTGAAGCGACGGGAGGAGGAGAAAGTCTCTGGGGTGGTGGGGGAGTCCCCCATGCAGCTCTCAGGAGGCCACCCCGGCATGGGGGGAGATGGCCATAACCCAGTCAGCCATATGTAA